In Streptomyces sp. NBC_01439, the following are encoded in one genomic region:
- a CDS encoding GGDEF domain-containing protein yields the protein MGVDGRLRAVVGLAQAMAAACAPRDSVRAAARGARVALDGSFAAISAWERERGRLRVLVNEGERRAGEEEFPEDESYPVHDFPEITEFLHEVWVGGGGPHAWVESAVGDRPGRRGEALRRRGRGTCVVAPIVLSGRAWGELYVARDEGLPDFDEDDADFATVLAAVVAAGLAQNERLEEARRLAFTDPLTGLANRRAVDMRLDEALEEHRRTGAVVSLVVCDLNGLKAVNDTLGHAMGDRLLERFGSVLSLCGAMLPGSLVARLGGDEFCLVGVGPTADEIVRVTEEVCTRAAELELGEGVACGVASTGDPIGLVKSSRRLFRLADAAQYKAKAARSPKPVVAGRDTAVVRLADAAAAEAPGERRRFRGRQ from the coding sequence ATGGGAGTTGACGGGCGGCTACGAGCCGTTGTGGGACTCGCCCAGGCGATGGCCGCGGCCTGCGCGCCGCGGGACAGCGTGCGGGCGGCCGCGCGGGGGGCGCGCGTGGCGCTGGACGGCTCGTTCGCCGCGATCTCCGCGTGGGAACGGGAGCGGGGGCGCCTGCGGGTGCTCGTGAACGAGGGCGAGCGGCGGGCGGGCGAGGAGGAGTTCCCCGAGGACGAGTCCTACCCCGTACACGACTTCCCCGAGATCACCGAGTTCCTGCACGAGGTCTGGGTGGGCGGCGGCGGCCCGCACGCCTGGGTCGAGAGCGCCGTGGGCGACCGGCCGGGGCGGCGCGGGGAGGCCCTGCGCCGACGCGGCCGCGGGACCTGCGTGGTCGCGCCCATCGTGCTCAGTGGTCGCGCCTGGGGAGAGCTGTACGTCGCCCGGGACGAAGGGTTGCCCGACTTCGACGAGGACGACGCCGATTTCGCCACCGTGCTCGCCGCCGTGGTCGCGGCCGGGCTCGCGCAGAACGAGCGGCTGGAGGAGGCCCGGCGACTCGCCTTCACCGACCCGCTGACCGGGCTCGCGAACCGGCGGGCGGTCGACATGCGGCTCGACGAGGCCCTGGAGGAACACCGGCGGACCGGGGCGGTCGTCAGCCTCGTCGTCTGCGACCTGAACGGGCTGAAGGCGGTCAACGACACCCTCGGCCACGCCATGGGGGACCGGCTCCTGGAGCGGTTCGGGTCGGTCCTGAGCCTGTGCGGGGCGATGTTGCCCGGATCGCTGGTGGCCCGTCTCGGCGGCGACGAGTTCTGCCTGGTCGGGGTCGGCCCGACGGCCGACGAGATCGTGCGCGTCACCGAAGAGGTGTGCACCCGGGCGGCGGAGCTGGAGCTGGGCGAAGGGGTGGCCTGCGGCGTGGCCTCCACCGGGGATCCGATCGGGCTGGTGAAGTCCTCCCGGCGGCTCTTTCGGCTCGCGGACGCCGCCCAGTACAAGGCGAAGGCCGCGCGCTCGCCGAAGCCGGTCGTGGCGGGCCGGGACACCGCGGTGGTCCGGCTCGCGGACGCCGCCGCAGCGGAGGCTCCCGGAGAGCGGCGCCGCTTCCGTGGCCGCCAGTGA
- a CDS encoding enoyl-CoA hydratase/isomerase family protein, translated as MASESAFESEFVAVRRHEGGVAELALDRPKAMNAVSTAMARALGAACAELAADRSVRVVVLSSTSERAFCVGADLKERNSFSDTELVRQRPTTRGAYGGVLALPMPTVAAVHGFALGGGFELALACDVIVADETAVVGLPEVSVGVIPGGGGTQLLPRRVGAARAAELIFTARRVEAAEALSLGLVDSVVPAGQDTAQALELASRMAANSPVGLRAAKRALRLGHGMDLEAGLEIEDAAWRTVAFSGDRVEGVAAFNEKRKPNWPGE; from the coding sequence GGAATTCGTGGCGGTGCGCCGCCACGAGGGCGGGGTCGCGGAGCTGGCCCTGGACCGCCCCAAGGCGATGAACGCGGTGTCGACCGCGATGGCCCGCGCCCTCGGGGCGGCCTGTGCCGAGCTGGCCGCCGACCGGTCCGTGCGCGTGGTCGTGCTCTCCTCGACGTCCGAGCGCGCCTTCTGCGTCGGCGCGGACCTCAAGGAGCGGAACTCCTTCTCGGACACCGAGCTGGTCCGGCAGCGGCCGACCACGCGGGGGGCGTACGGGGGCGTGCTGGCGCTGCCGATGCCCACGGTCGCGGCGGTGCACGGGTTCGCCCTGGGTGGCGGCTTCGAGCTGGCCCTGGCCTGCGACGTGATCGTCGCCGACGAGACCGCGGTGGTGGGCCTGCCCGAGGTCTCGGTGGGCGTGATCCCCGGTGGCGGGGGCACGCAGCTGCTGCCGCGCCGGGTGGGTGCGGCACGGGCCGCGGAACTGATCTTCACGGCGCGCCGGGTCGAGGCGGCCGAGGCGCTGTCCCTGGGGCTGGTGGACTCGGTGGTCCCCGCCGGCCAGGACACGGCGCAGGCGCTGGAGCTGGCGTCCCGGATGGCGGCGAACTCCCCGGTGGGCCTGCGGGCGGCCAAGCGGGCGCTGCGGCTGGGGCACGGGATGGACCTGGAGGCCGGTCTGGAGATCGAGGACGCGGCCTGGCGGACGGTGGCCTTCTCGGGCGACCGGGTGGAGGGCGTCGCGGCGTTCAACGAGAAGCGCAAGCCGAACTGGCCGGGGGAGTAG